A window of Campylobacter ureolyticus contains these coding sequences:
- the brnQ gene encoding branched-chain amino acid transport system II carrier protein encodes MKEISFRSFLVVGLTLFSMFFGAGNFIFPPFLGNLAGEQTPIAIIAFCLTAVLFPILGIAAVAKSNGLHNLAQRISPKFALIFSIFLLLIIGPFFAIPRAANMPFELAIKPFLSQGLQASFIPLFLYSISYFIVNWALSRNPTKMISTLGKILTPILLILILVLFAVSIIDPLHSSSFLEAKGSYAAHPITTGILEGYQTMDALASLSFGLVILLTFKRIGIKDNEKIVSATIKAGLLAGLILMIIYMMLSYIGASAGAAVGLFEQAPTNGAEILAIATEYWFGKYGIIIFGLAMFLACLTTTVGLTCAISEYFITITKIKYKHWIIIWSVISSLMANVGLTAIINYAVPFLGIIYPLALSLIVLSLLNNKLNEDKFTYSLVIYVVLAISLIGTFDRSFHIAIPGLVDLCRFLPLYDQSLEWMIPGIICLLVGMVKVKSYKK; translated from the coding sequence ATGAAAGAGATATCGTTTAGGAGCTTTTTAGTAGTTGGGCTTACGCTTTTTTCTATGTTTTTTGGTGCTGGAAATTTTATATTTCCACCATTTTTGGGTAATCTTGCGGGAGAGCAAACTCCAATTGCAATAATTGCATTTTGCTTAACAGCTGTTTTATTTCCTATTTTAGGTATTGCAGCAGTTGCAAAGTCAAATGGACTTCATAATCTTGCACAAAGAATTTCACCTAAATTTGCACTAATTTTTTCAATATTTTTACTTCTTATAATTGGACCATTTTTTGCTATTCCAAGGGCTGCAAATATGCCTTTTGAGCTTGCTATTAAACCATTTTTATCACAAGGCTTACAAGCCAGTTTTATACCTTTATTTTTGTACTCTATAAGTTATTTTATAGTAAATTGGGCTCTTTCAAGAAATCCAACAAAAATGATATCAACATTGGGTAAAATTTTAACTCCTATTTTACTTATTTTGATACTTGTTTTATTTGCTGTTTCTATTATTGATCCACTTCACAGTTCTTCATTTTTAGAAGCAAAAGGAAGTTATGCAGCTCATCCTATAACTACTGGTATTTTAGAAGGCTATCAGACAATGGATGCTTTGGCAAGCCTTAGTTTTGGACTTGTTATTTTGCTTACTTTTAAAAGAATTGGTATAAAAGATAATGAAAAAATAGTAAGTGCAACCATAAAAGCAGGCCTTTTGGCAGGACTTATTTTGATGATAATTTATATGATGCTTTCATATATTGGTGCAAGTGCAGGTGCAGCAGTAGGTTTGTTTGAACAAGCACCTACAAATGGAGCTGAAATTTTAGCAATAGCAACTGAGTATTGGTTTGGAAAATATGGCATTATAATATTTGGTTTAGCAATGTTTTTAGCTTGTTTGACAACAACTGTTGGTCTTACTTGTGCAATAAGCGAATATTTTATAACAATTACAAAGATTAAGTATAAACATTGGATAATCATTTGGTCTGTTATAAGTTCACTTATGGCAAATGTTGGTCTTACTGCAATTATTAATTATGCAGTGCCATTTTTAGGCATTATTTATCCACTAGCACTTTCTTTAATAGTTTTATCTTTATTAAATAATAAATTAAATGAGGATAAATTTACTTATTCTTTAGTTATTTATGTAGTTTTAGCCATAAGTTTAATTGGAACTTTTGATAGAAGTTTTCATATTGCGATACCAGGTTTGGTTGATTTGTGTAGGTTTTTACCACTGTATGATCAAAGCCTTGAGTGGATGATACCAGGCATTATTTGTTTGTTGGTTGGTATGGTTAAAGTAAAATCATATAAAAAATAA
- the htpX gene encoding zinc metalloprotease HtpX, with protein MQIIKTSILMIVLMFLFMAIGYAIGGQGGMVIAFLIACATNFFSYFFSDKIVLKHYNAVLVTKQNASGLYDIVEKLCKKGNLPLPKICIIPDSTPNAFATGRNPKHAVVAVTEGLLNLMSEEEIEAVIAHELSHVKHYDILTGSIAAVFAGAIAILANIAKMGAMFGGNNKNSNRSNIVVLIALAVIAPLAATIIQLAISRSREFEADRGSAELTSNPNGLIKALSKLENYSKNPLKNADPSSAHMFILNPLSGKSNFSSLFRTHPSTEERIKALRNLN; from the coding sequence ATGCAAATAATAAAAACTTCTATTTTGATGATTGTTTTAATGTTTTTATTTATGGCAATTGGCTATGCAATCGGTGGTCAAGGCGGTATGGTAATTGCATTTTTAATAGCTTGTGCTACAAATTTTTTTAGTTATTTTTTTAGTGATAAGATAGTTTTAAAACACTATAATGCAGTTTTAGTAACTAAACAAAATGCATCTGGTCTTTATGATATAGTTGAAAAGCTTTGTAAAAAAGGAAATTTACCACTTCCTAAAATTTGCATTATTCCTGATTCTACTCCAAATGCGTTTGCAACCGGAAGAAACCCAAAACATGCTGTTGTGGCAGTAACTGAAGGTCTTTTAAATTTAATGAGTGAAGAAGAGATTGAAGCTGTTATTGCTCATGAGTTAAGCCATGTAAAGCATTATGATATTTTAACTGGCTCAATTGCAGCTGTTTTTGCAGGGGCAATCGCAATTTTAGCAAATATTGCAAAAATGGGAGCTATGTTTGGAGGTAATAATAAAAACTCAAATAGATCAAATATTGTTGTTTTAATCGCTCTTGCTGTTATTGCTCCACTTGCTGCTACTATTATTCAGCTTGCAATTTCAAGAAGTAGGGAGTTTGAGGCTGATCGTGGTTCAGCTGAGCTTACTTCAAATCCAAATGGACTTATAAAAGCACTTTCTAAACTCGAAAACTATTCTAAAAATCCTCTTAAAAACGCAGATCCAAGCAGTGCTCATATGTTTATTTTAAATCCACTGAGTGGCAAAAGTAACTTTTCATCTTTATTTAGAACTCACCCAAGCACAGAAGAGAGAATTAAAGCACTTAGAAATTTAAATTAA
- a CDS encoding putative periplasmic lipoprotein: MRFILSVFVALLFLTGCSSTWHGVKSDTKQNVEWTKDKVHDGAEWVSEKTE; the protein is encoded by the coding sequence ATGAGATTTATTTTATCTGTATTTGTGGCATTGTTGTTTTTAACAGGTTGTTCTAGCACTTGGCATGGTGTTAAGAGTGATACTAAACAAAATGTTGAATGGACAAAAGATAAAGTCCATGATGGAGCAGAGTGGGTCTCAGAAAAAACTGAATAG